One Actinomycetota bacterium DNA segment encodes these proteins:
- the hemA gene encoding glutamyl-tRNA reductase encodes MERQAGQLDRHSRFRHRHIHVFRQLYIPQHPQLRTWVLVHIIVLGLSHKTAPVEVREKISFPAETQAAHLDRLRLYPSLAEAVILSTCNRTEIYCVAEDADKGREEMTSFLVEVGGIKRKDLDRHLYCYTLDRAVHHLYRVVCSLDSMVLGEAQIQGQIKEAYTLALEAEATGTAFNKLFENAIRVGKRARTETGIGESAVSISSVAVELAMNVFEDLKGRTVLILGAGDMSELTAQALRDNGVTQIVVANRTYERAVDFAARFGGRAARFEDFPAEMGRADIVISSTGASEFVLTREIMSGVMKSRRHAPIFLVDIAVPRDIAPEVDSINGVFLYNIDDLQAVVASNLAEREKEAAKVEEIIEEEVASFGAWISSLETVPTIAALKERAERIREEEVAKTINKMEGLSEKDKNELNAMAKVILSKMLHEPIVRLKSHERDKERYQYLESIRYLFGLSDERGKGRTKRD; translated from the coding sequence ATGGAGAGGCAGGCGGGCCAGCTTGATCGTCATAGCCGGTTTCGTCATCGCCATATTCACGTATTTCGTCAACTATATATTCCCCAGCATCCACAACTACGGACGTGGGTTTTAGTGCACATTATCGTTCTTGGGTTGAGCCATAAAACGGCGCCTGTCGAGGTGCGCGAGAAGATTTCTTTTCCGGCTGAAACACAAGCCGCCCATTTGGACAGGCTGAGGCTATACCCGAGTTTGGCCGAGGCGGTCATCTTGTCCACCTGCAACCGAACTGAGATATACTGCGTGGCTGAAGACGCGGATAAGGGGCGGGAAGAGATGACGTCTTTCCTGGTCGAGGTCGGCGGGATTAAACGCAAAGACCTCGACAGACACCTCTACTGTTATACATTGGACCGCGCCGTCCATCATCTGTACCGAGTCGTCTGCAGTTTGGATTCCATGGTTTTGGGGGAAGCGCAGATTCAAGGCCAAATAAAAGAGGCTTATACGTTGGCGTTGGAAGCCGAAGCGACGGGTACCGCGTTCAACAAACTTTTTGAGAACGCGATCCGCGTCGGTAAAAGGGCCCGGACGGAAACGGGCATCGGCGAAAGCGCTGTCAGCATAAGCTCCGTCGCCGTCGAGCTGGCGATGAACGTTTTCGAGGACTTGAAGGGCCGGACCGTTTTGATTCTTGGCGCGGGAGACATGAGCGAGTTGACCGCGCAAGCCTTGCGTGATAACGGCGTAACCCAGATCGTCGTCGCCAACCGGACCTACGAGCGGGCCGTCGATTTTGCCGCCAGATTCGGCGGACGGGCGGCCAGATTTGAGGATTTCCCGGCCGAGATGGGCCGGGCGGATATCGTAATCTCCTCGACCGGCGCCAGCGAATTTGTCTTGACCAGGGAAATCATGAGCGGTGTTATGAAATCCCGCCGGCACGCGCCGATCTTTCTGGTAGACATCGCGGTGCCGAGAGATATCGCCCCCGAGGTCGATTCGATTAACGGGGTGTTTCTTTACAACATCGACGACTTGCAGGCGGTTGTGGCCTCGAATCTGGCGGAACGGGAGAAAGAAGCCGCCAAGGTCGAGGAAATCATCGAGGAGGAAGTTGCCTCCTTCGGCGCCTGGATTTCTTCTTTAGAAACCGTCCCGACCATCGCCGCCCTTAAGGAACGTGCCGAACGGATCCGCGAGGAAGAGGTCGCCAAGACGATCAACAAAATGGAAGGGCTGTCTGAGAAGGATAAGAACGAACTCAACGCGATGGCCAAAGTCATCTTAAGCAAAATGCTCCACGAGCCCATTGTCAGACTTAAAAGCCATGAGCGCGACAAAGAACGTTATCAGTACCTGGAGAGCATTAGATATCTCTTCGGCCTGTCTGACGAGCGAGGCAAGGGGAGGACGAAGCGTGACTAA
- a CDS encoding heme exporter protein CcmB — MTDGKIKRDARQYWAILKKDLMLELRSKDVVTSTFLFSVMALVIFYFAFSPNVKDLTMVAAGMLWVAVLFTSLLGLNRSFVHEKEEECLDGLLLSPVDRPVIFVAKFSGNFIFLIVLEAVIVPIFSLFFLKGMAATGWLELILILLLGNIGMCGVGTLLATISANTRAKDLLLPILYLPVMTPFMMQVVSYTNAVFVGKGTGDMTSWLYLVIGFDIIFLLAGYALYDFVIGE; from the coding sequence ATGACTGACGGCAAGATCAAGCGAGACGCCAGACAATACTGGGCCATCCTTAAGAAAGACCTGATGCTGGAACTCCGCAGCAAGGACGTGGTGACGTCGACCTTCCTGTTCTCAGTCATGGCGCTTGTCATTTTCTACTTCGCGTTCTCGCCCAACGTCAAAGACCTTACTATGGTCGCGGCGGGGATGCTGTGGGTGGCCGTTTTGTTCACCTCGTTGCTCGGGCTTAACCGTTCGTTCGTGCACGAGAAAGAGGAGGAGTGTTTGGACGGTCTGTTGTTAAGCCCGGTCGATCGGCCGGTTATCTTTGTCGCCAAGTTCTCCGGCAATTTCATCTTCCTGATTGTTTTGGAAGCAGTGATCGTGCCTATCTTTTCCCTGTTCTTTCTGAAGGGCATGGCGGCGACCGGCTGGCTCGAACTCATCTTGATTCTATTGTTGGGGAACATAGGCATGTGCGGCGTGGGCACCCTGCTGGCCACGATCTCGGCCAATACGAGGGCGAAAGACCTGTTGCTGCCGATTCTATACCTGCCGGTCATGACGCCGTTTATGATGCAGGTCGTATCCTATACAAACGCCGTTTTCGTCGGTAAAGGGACAGGCGACATGACCTCCTGGCTGTATCTGGTAATCGGCTTTGATATAATATTCCTCCTAGCCGGATATGCCTTATACGACTTCGTGATCGGGGAGTAA
- the ccsA gene encoding cytochrome c biogenesis protein CcsA: protein MDTTIVTLCFWLAVVATAASALFYIRDFFSTGESDRWDSLAGNLAVAAFGFLAVSLAVKWLYFGVTEFGIQFSTRSVYALCLLGAYVLAEALYSGRMPKIRVAGTLVMPAVLVLLFYAWAGYGIEYTVTPALNSAWVIVHVILALLAYGALTVALIAAVLQIVEENRLKNKKRLDKVFRKFPPLETLESLTYKAVSISFIFLSLVIVTGALRANMLPAWQQWWADPKILSAIVTWAVFGTYIAGRVFFGWRGRRASLIVIAGFVIAIFTYFVNYIFPSIHNYGRGF, encoded by the coding sequence TTGGATACTACTATTGTCACCCTCTGCTTTTGGCTGGCCGTGGTGGCCACGGCTGCCAGCGCCCTCTTCTATATACGGGATTTCTTCAGTACTGGCGAGAGTGATCGATGGGACTCGCTAGCGGGTAATCTGGCCGTGGCCGCTTTTGGCTTCCTAGCCGTATCGCTGGCGGTTAAATGGCTTTATTTCGGCGTCACCGAATTCGGCATCCAGTTTTCAACCAGATCCGTATACGCCCTATGTTTATTGGGGGCCTACGTTCTGGCGGAGGCGCTTTACTCCGGACGAATGCCGAAGATACGCGTGGCCGGGACGCTGGTCATGCCGGCTGTACTTGTCCTCTTGTTTTACGCGTGGGCGGGCTACGGGATCGAGTATACGGTAACACCGGCTTTGAACAGCGCTTGGGTTATCGTTCACGTGATCCTGGCCTTGCTGGCTTACGGGGCGCTGACCGTGGCGCTGATAGCGGCCGTTTTACAGATAGTTGAGGAGAACCGCCTCAAGAACAAAAAACGGCTGGATAAAGTTTTTAGAAAATTTCCACCCTTGGAAACCCTGGAAAGCCTGACCTACAAAGCAGTATCAATCTCTTTCATTTTCCTTTCCCTGGTCATCGTGACCGGCGCTTTGCGTGCTAATATGTTGCCGGCCTGGCAACAATGGTGGGCCGATCCGAAAATCTTGTCGGCTATCGTCACCTGGGCTGTTTTCGGGACCTATATCGCGGGGCGCGTCTTCTTCGGATGGAGAGGCAGGCGGGCCAGCTTGATCGTCATAGCCGGTTTCGTCATCGCCATATTCACGTATTTCGTCAACTATATATTCCCCAGCATCCACAACTACGGACGTGGGTTTTAG
- a CDS encoding ABC transporter ATP-binding protein, whose amino-acid sequence MNGPAAAIDVRDISKEFDRRTVLSGITFSIDPGDFLLILGPNGAGKTTLLRILATLLSPTTGDAVIDGFSLKDNPTEIRQRIGFISHSHLLYRDLTTYENLKFYGNMYGVKDLDARIDDLLDRVELNHRRFDVVRGFSRGMFQRLSIARALLHDPDILLLDEPQTGLDPHAIDILEGLIGELAGKRTFIMVTHNLERSLELGTKAIILRNGQIVFSSEDALTPGELRATYRQVCDMEACDD is encoded by the coding sequence ATGAACGGGCCGGCGGCCGCCATTGACGTTCGCGATATCTCCAAGGAATTCGACCGGCGCACGGTCCTTTCAGGCATAACGTTTTCCATTGATCCGGGTGATTTCCTGCTCATTCTCGGTCCCAATGGGGCCGGCAAGACGACTCTTCTAAGAATCCTCGCGACCTTGCTGTCGCCGACGACCGGGGACGCGGTAATCGACGGTTTCTCGCTCAAGGATAATCCGACCGAGATCCGGCAGCGCATAGGTTTCATCTCTCATAGCCATCTTTTATACCGCGACCTGACGACATACGAGAACCTCAAGTTCTACGGGAACATGTACGGGGTCAAGGATCTTGACGCTAGGATCGACGATCTTTTGGACCGGGTCGAGCTTAATCATCGCCGCTTCGACGTGGTCCGGGGTTTCTCTCGCGGCATGTTTCAGCGTTTAAGCATTGCCCGGGCGCTCCTGCACGATCCGGACATCCTCCTCTTAGACGAACCGCAAACCGGTCTCGATCCTCACGCCATCGATATCCTGGAAGGATTGATCGGCGAGCTGGCCGGCAAGAGGACTTTTATCATGGTTACCCACAATTTGGAGCGGAGCCTGGAGCTGGGCACCAAAGCGATCATCCTTAGAAACGGGCAGATCGTCTTTAGCTCTGAGGACGCGCTAACCCCGGGGGAACTTAGAGCCACCTACCGCCAGGTATGCGATATGGAAGCCTGCGATGACTGA
- a CDS encoding MOSC domain-containing protein, which yields MAEVVAVNVSTEKGIRKKTVPSCRLVIEHGIEGDAHAGKWHRQVSMLAQESIDKMQAGLKDITLKPGDFAENITTTGIEVMKLPIGTRLKIGDQAELEVTQIGKECHLACEIRRQVGDCVMPREGIFTIVITEGDIKAGDTIIVVGD from the coding sequence GTGGCTGAAGTAGTAGCAGTTAACGTTAGCACCGAGAAGGGCATCCGGAAGAAGACGGTGCCGTCCTGCCGTCTGGTTATCGAACACGGCATTGAGGGCGACGCGCATGCCGGTAAATGGCACCGGCAGGTAAGCATGCTGGCGCAAGAGAGCATTGATAAGATGCAGGCCGGATTGAAGGACATCACCCTGAAACCGGGCGATTTTGCCGAGAACATCACAACAACAGGTATCGAAGTAATGAAACTCCCGATCGGCACCCGGTTGAAAATCGGCGACCAAGCCGAGCTGGAGGTTACCCAGATCGGTAAGGAGTGTCACCTGGCTTGTGAGATACGACGTCAGGTCGGCGACTGCGTTATGCCGCGCGAGGGTATCTTTACCATCGTCATCACCGAAGGCGATATAAAAGCCGGAGACACTATCATAGTTGTTGGTGATTAG
- a CDS encoding MogA/MoaB family molybdenum cofactor biosynthesis protein, producing the protein MRVAILTVSDKGSVGQREDTSGAYIKATLETQGAEIVDYEIVADDFEAIRAKLIIYSDIKRVDLILTTGGTGLSPRDVTPEATLDIINRSAPGFAEALRAASLKITPQAMLSRAVSGQRDKTIIINLPGSLKAVQEHLEVLLPVLPHALEMAQGQGHGD; encoded by the coding sequence ATGCGTGTTGCCATATTAACGGTCAGCGATAAGGGTTCGGTCGGCCAGCGGGAGGACACCAGCGGCGCTTACATCAAAGCGACTCTGGAAACCCAAGGCGCGGAAATCGTCGATTACGAAATCGTGGCTGACGATTTCGAGGCTATCCGGGCCAAGCTGATTATATATTCCGACATCAAGCGTGTCGATTTGATTCTCACGACCGGCGGCACCGGACTGTCCCCTCGGGACGTGACGCCGGAGGCGACGCTGGACATTATAAACCGCTCCGCCCCCGGATTCGCCGAAGCGCTGAGGGCGGCCAGCCTCAAGATTACTCCGCAAGCCATGCTATCCCGCGCCGTCAGCGGGCAACGCGATAAGACGATAATCATCAACCTGCCCGGCAGCTTAAAAGCCGTCCAGGAGCATCTCGAGGTTCTCTTGCCGGTATTGCCGCACGCCTTGGAGATGGCTCAGGGACAGGGTCACGGTGACTAA
- the hemC gene encoding hydroxymethylbilane synthase, whose protein sequence is MTKVRIGTRGSQLALWQADKVALLIKKQHPGTITDLVKIKTTGDKILDSPLSKIGDKGLFVKEIENALIKREIDIAVHSAKDMPTEIPAGLILTAYLKRDDPSDALISADGRTLDELREGAVIGTSSLRRRAQLLAYRPDLRFVDLRGNVDTRLRKLKEEKLDAILLSGAGLTRLGMGDKITERIPASIVVPAVGQGLIVIEAREEDRKTLDFVEFMNDRDTAVCVKAERAFSDSIGGGCQVPMGALAVLEDGTMKLKAVVASLDGETLLRAEIDGPAEDGEALGRELAERMKDMGAAEILDEIRRENC, encoded by the coding sequence GTGACTAAGGTCCGGATCGGCACGCGGGGCAGCCAGTTGGCTTTATGGCAGGCCGATAAGGTAGCCTTGCTGATAAAAAAACAGCATCCGGGCACGATCACCGATCTAGTTAAGATTAAGACTACGGGCGACAAGATTTTGGATTCTCCGCTGTCCAAAATCGGTGACAAGGGCTTGTTCGTCAAAGAGATAGAAAACGCCCTCATAAAAAGGGAAATCGACATTGCCGTACACTCGGCCAAGGATATGCCGACCGAGATTCCGGCAGGTTTAATATTGACCGCATATCTTAAACGCGACGATCCTTCGGACGCTTTAATCAGCGCCGACGGAAGGACACTGGACGAGCTTAGGGAAGGCGCGGTTATCGGCACGAGTTCGCTAAGACGGCGAGCCCAGCTTCTGGCTTACAGGCCGGATTTGAGATTTGTCGATCTGCGCGGCAATGTGGACACCCGTTTGCGCAAGCTCAAGGAGGAGAAGCTGGACGCGATCCTCCTGTCCGGCGCCGGGTTGACCCGTTTGGGGATGGGCGATAAGATTACCGAACGCATCCCGGCCTCGATCGTCGTGCCGGCCGTCGGCCAAGGTCTTATCGTTATCGAGGCCAGGGAAGAGGACCGTAAAACCCTCGACTTCGTAGAGTTTATGAACGATCGGGATACGGCAGTCTGTGTTAAGGCTGAGCGGGCTTTTTCCGACTCGATCGGCGGCGGCTGTCAAGTGCCGATGGGCGCGCTGGCCGTCCTGGAAGATGGGACGATGAAGCTCAAAGCGGTCGTGGCCAGCTTAGATGGCGAGACCTTGTTAAGAGCTGAGATAGACGGGCCGGCCGAGGACGGAGAAGCGTTGGGTCGTGAGCTGGCTGAGAGAATGAAAGACATGGGCGCGGCGGAGATTCTGGACGAGATCAGGCGGGAGAACTGTTGA
- a CDS encoding CcmD family protein has translation MPDIQMAPYVLGAYIGAWLVLTGYVAYLAVKVSQVKKELVHLSDTLKKS, from the coding sequence ATGCCTGATATTCAGATGGCCCCTTACGTCCTGGGGGCGTATATCGGAGCCTGGCTGGTTTTAACCGGATATGTGGCCTATCTGGCCGTAAAGGTATCACAGGTAAAGAAGGAACTTGTCCACCTTAGTGATACCCTTAAGAAATCCTAG
- a CDS encoding NapC/NirT family cytochrome c encodes METESPARPVRRSGRRPGRARWITIMGLILLILLAIATPWIWASRNSFCGSCHVMKPYYNTWTKSTHANIDCVSCHNGPGIVGQFRGKVALFRYIVVGTVFRPAVIKAGDGIPNAYCIDCHSEHRSPTAGSDIKLPAAHHKMKDNPYKCVDCHKELVHINKQVKKNVVRMKVCVDCHKKDKISTKCSVCHYDPKKK; translated from the coding sequence GTGGAAACGGAAAGTCCCGCGCGTCCTGTAAGACGTTCCGGCCGGCGTCCCGGCCGCGCCAGATGGATAACGATCATGGGCCTTATTCTGTTGATACTTCTAGCAATAGCGACGCCGTGGATATGGGCAAGCCGTAATTCGTTCTGCGGTTCTTGTCATGTCATGAAACCTTACTACAACACCTGGACCAAATCGACGCACGCCAACATAGACTGCGTGTCTTGCCATAACGGCCCGGGCATCGTCGGCCAGTTCCGCGGCAAGGTAGCTCTCTTCAGGTATATAGTCGTGGGTACCGTTTTCCGACCGGCCGTAATCAAGGCGGGGGACGGGATCCCCAACGCTTATTGCATCGACTGTCATTCCGAGCACCGGTCGCCGACCGCGGGTTCGGACATCAAACTCCCGGCCGCTCATCATAAAATGAAGGACAATCCATACAAATGCGTAGACTGTCATAAGGAACTGGTTCACATAAACAAACAGGTTAAGAAAAACGTGGTCAGGATGAAAGTCTGCGTCGATTGTCATAAGAAGGATAAAATCTCGACCAAATGCAGCGTTTGCCACTACGATCCGAAGAAGAAATAG
- a CDS encoding cytochrome c maturation protein CcmE — protein MEKRSRNRLIVVTAIVLMLLAILLYRSSAGNLSYFKTVTELKNDTTLIGKSVRVGGEVVPGTIKKTGTTVTFSIDDKKNKMSVKYTGAVPSSFAEKVQVIAEGTYVKAGLVEADSLVTKCPSKYANEKIEDK, from the coding sequence ATGGAAAAACGCAGCAGAAACAGGCTGATTGTGGTCACGGCGATTGTTTTGATGCTTCTGGCGATTCTATTATATAGGTCGTCGGCAGGTAATCTCTCTTATTTCAAGACGGTTACGGAGTTGAAAAACGACACCACGTTAATCGGTAAATCCGTCAGGGTCGGCGGGGAAGTCGTACCGGGCACGATCAAGAAAACGGGCACCACGGTTACCTTCAGCATCGACGATAAGAAGAACAAGATGTCGGTTAAGTATACCGGTGCCGTGCCTTCATCGTTCGCTGAAAAAGTCCAGGTGATCGCTGAAGGAACCTATGTCAAAGCAGGATTGGTCGAAGCCGATTCTCTGGTCACCAAGTGCCCGTCGAAATACGCCAACGAGAAAATCGAAGATAAATAA
- a CDS encoding cytochrome c biogenesis protein, translating to MNRKTLIIVLAVIAAVCLAVSLYGIFIVLPVLPATQTGFSQKIFYWHLPTAIVSFIAFMVTFVASILYLIKRDYKYDTVAYCAAELGLVFGVMLMIFGITWDYLAWGVWWTWDVRLTTYLILLLLFGAYFFLRSMVDERGKRATYAAVFGIIAALDVPVSFFSTRLIRNVMHPVVIGGKGTGLEPEMYLWLAVSMIGFILMYTALLLIKIDLETVKETLHDIKDRIETGGNNYA from the coding sequence ATGAACAGAAAAACGCTAATCATAGTTTTGGCCGTTATCGCGGCGGTGTGTCTGGCGGTTTCCCTTTACGGTATTTTCATTGTTCTGCCTGTCCTGCCGGCGACGCAAACAGGATTCAGCCAGAAGATATTTTACTGGCATCTGCCGACGGCCATCGTCTCGTTCATCGCCTTTATGGTGACCTTCGTCGCCAGCATTCTTTACCTGATAAAAAGGGACTATAAATACGACACCGTCGCCTATTGCGCAGCCGAGCTGGGTCTTGTCTTCGGCGTTATGTTAATGATATTCGGCATTACCTGGGACTATCTGGCCTGGGGAGTCTGGTGGACCTGGGACGTGCGTCTGACAACCTACCTGATCCTGCTGCTCCTGTTCGGGGCGTATTTCTTTCTCCGCTCGATGGTCGATGAGCGCGGGAAAAGAGCAACCTACGCCGCGGTTTTCGGGATCATCGCCGCCCTGGACGTACCGGTGTCCTTCTTTTCAACCAGACTGATCAGAAACGTTATGCACCCTGTCGTCATCGGCGGGAAGGGGACGGGGCTTGAACCTGAGATGTATCTCTGGCTGGCCGTCTCCATGATCGGTTTTATCTTAATGTATACGGCCTTATTGCTTATAAAAATCGACCTGGAAACAGTGAAAGAAACGTTACACGACATCAAAGACAGAATCGAAACCGGAGGGAATAATTATGCCTGA
- the moaC gene encoding cyclic pyranopterin monophosphate synthase MoaC, which translates to MTKKLSHIDDKGQAHMVDVGEKAVTAREAVAEAWISLEPATLKLVQEGNVKKGDVFGAARLAGIMAAKKTPDLIPLTHPLPLDSVNVDFEVDEGKSTIIVTATARTTARTGVEMEAMTAASVAALTIYDMCKAAEKGITIKEIKLIRKTGGKSGEWNRG; encoded by the coding sequence ATGACTAAAAAGCTTTCACATATCGACGACAAAGGGCAGGCGCATATGGTCGATGTCGGCGAAAAGGCCGTGACTGCCAGAGAAGCGGTCGCCGAAGCCTGGATTTCCCTTGAACCGGCTACGTTAAAGCTGGTCCAGGAAGGAAATGTCAAGAAAGGCGACGTTTTCGGCGCGGCCAGATTAGCCGGCATAATGGCGGCCAAGAAGACGCCCGACCTGATTCCGCTGACACATCCTCTGCCCTTGGATTCCGTCAACGTGGATTTCGAGGTGGATGAAGGTAAATCAACAATCATAGTTACGGCGACGGCTAGAACGACGGCGCGGACAGGCGTCGAGATGGAAGCTATGACCGCGGCCTCGGTGGCCGCGTTGACCATCTACGATATGTGCAAAGCGGCGGAGAAAGGAATAACCATTAAAGAGATCAAGTTGATAAGGAAAACTGGCGGAAAAAGCGGAGAGTGGAACCGTGGCTGA
- a CDS encoding cytochrome c-type biogenesis CcmF C-terminal domain-containing protein, which translates to MVYVGYVSLVLAAVAAIASVLMLYVRGNQTGNAEARMKLPYQTVYAIFGSVTVAALILLYGFIAKDYSFQYVADNSSADMTLFYRIAALWAGQEGSFLLWLWIISGAAALIAYFRSKVYDTLTSNALIVMGIVQASMLAYMLVLGNPFKISAIKVGLGMNPLLMHWAMVLHPPTLFVGYALMTVPFAYAVAAMVTRDASTAWVERSQRWTLVGWLFLTIGIFLGAAWAYVVLGWGGYWGWDPVENASLLPWLGGAALLHSFHIYRQRQSFKRWALSMSVGAFFMVIMAAFMTRSGVVTSVHSFEGSQAILTYFAAVIAATLGGSGYLLASRWNVFESKHIFESAFSRDALYHINNIVLLFCSAVILAGAFLPSITKQTLGPAVYNSIAQPLGVVFLLIVSICPLVDFGETNWNKFLRRIAIPGAVALISAVPWFLYWKSLEKMVTAVNPAAKLPANGWVGYIGLIVATFAIVAAIQIYVQKIMTRMSSGNEGLMTALGRFFTKTPGQAGGFITHLGLGIAVIGLVGSSMYTVSLPKTLPDKVGTSFKVGDMKFTYKGLTETQGTYKQIAHTNFDIADSSGRSLGTLAPEYVFYEVREQPGMNADIRYEVFRDVFIVFQGMNDKSELIFEVKINPLISFVWAGSIVLILGIMLAALPRRPLTQGK; encoded by the coding sequence ATGGTTTATGTAGGGTATGTTTCGCTCGTGCTGGCGGCTGTCGCCGCTATCGCGTCGGTCTTGATGCTTTACGTCCGGGGCAACCAGACAGGCAACGCGGAGGCGAGGATGAAACTGCCTTACCAAACCGTTTACGCGATCTTCGGTTCGGTTACGGTGGCCGCCTTGATCCTCCTGTACGGTTTTATCGCGAAGGATTATTCCTTCCAGTACGTGGCGGACAACTCCAGCGCGGATATGACTCTGTTTTATCGCATCGCCGCCCTTTGGGCCGGCCAGGAGGGTTCTTTCCTGCTCTGGTTATGGATCATCTCCGGCGCCGCCGCGCTTATCGCCTATTTCCGTTCCAAGGTTTACGACACTCTGACCTCAAACGCCCTTATTGTAATGGGCATCGTCCAAGCCTCTATGCTGGCCTATATGCTGGTTTTGGGCAATCCGTTCAAGATTTCGGCCATCAAGGTCGGCTTGGGCATGAATCCTTTGCTGATGCACTGGGCTATGGTTCTGCATCCACCGACGTTATTCGTCGGCTACGCCTTGATGACGGTTCCGTTCGCTTACGCAGTGGCGGCCATGGTCACAAGGGACGCCTCGACGGCTTGGGTGGAACGAAGCCAGCGCTGGACGCTGGTCGGCTGGCTGTTTCTGACAATCGGCATCTTCCTGGGCGCGGCCTGGGCTTACGTTGTCTTGGGATGGGGCGGCTACTGGGGTTGGGATCCGGTCGAGAACGCAAGCCTGCTGCCTTGGCTGGGCGGCGCGGCGCTATTGCACTCGTTCCACATTTACCGACAGAGACAAAGCTTTAAACGATGGGCGCTCTCGATGAGCGTTGGCGCGTTTTTCATGGTCATAATGGCCGCTTTCATGACGCGCAGCGGCGTTGTAACGTCCGTTCACAGCTTCGAAGGAAGCCAGGCGATCCTGACGTATTTCGCGGCGGTGATCGCGGCGACCCTCGGCGGCAGCGGTTATCTGCTAGCTTCCCGCTGGAATGTCTTTGAGAGTAAACATATCTTTGAGTCCGCTTTCTCGCGCGACGCTCTGTACCATATCAACAATATCGTCCTTCTATTCTGTTCGGCGGTTATTCTAGCCGGCGCCTTCCTGCCGTCAATTACCAAGCAGACGCTGGGGCCGGCCGTCTATAACAGCATCGCGCAGCCGCTGGGCGTGGTCTTTCTATTAATCGTGTCCATCTGCCCGTTAGTCGATTTCGGCGAGACAAACTGGAACAAATTCTTAAGGCGGATCGCGATACCGGGCGCGGTCGCCCTGATCTCGGCCGTCCCCTGGTTCCTCTACTGGAAGAGCTTGGAGAAAATGGTTACGGCGGTCAATCCAGCGGCTAAACTGCCGGCCAACGGATGGGTCGGGTATATCGGTCTTATTGTCGCCACGTTCGCGATCGTCGCCGCGATTCAAATCTACGTCCAAAAAATCATGACGAGGATGAGCTCCGGGAACGAGGGTTTGATGACCGCGTTAGGCCGTTTCTTCACCAAGACACCCGGCCAGGCAGGCGGCTTCATCACCCATCTCGGTTTGGGAATAGCGGTGATAGGACTGGTCGGCAGTTCCATGTACACCGTCTCTTTACCGAAGACTCTTCCGGATAAGGTCGGCACCTCATTCAAAGTCGGCGACATGAAATTCACCTATAAAGGTCTGACCGAAACGCAAGGCACCTATAAACAGATCGCCCACACGAATTTCGATATCGCCGACAGTAGTGGCCGATCGCTCGGCACGCTGGCGCCTGAGTATGTCTTCTATGAAGTCAGGGAACAACCGGGCATGAACGCCGATATCCGATATGAGGTTTTCCGCGACGTCTTTATCGTCTTTCAAGGTATGAACGATAAGAGCGAGCTGATTTTCGAAGTCAAGATCAATCCTTTAATATCGTTCGTCTGGGCCGGCAGCATTGTCCTGATTCTCGGCATCATGCTAGCCGCCCTGCCCAGACGGCCGTTAACCCAAGGAAAATGA